In Aegilops tauschii subsp. strangulata cultivar AL8/78 chromosome 3, Aet v6.0, whole genome shotgun sequence, one genomic interval encodes:
- the LOC109741685 gene encoding protein FAR1-RELATED SEQUENCE 5-like, giving the protein MIETIAHFKDIQKPDPDFFYKVKYDEEDRVVNIFWVDGLARKAYAEAYHDCISFDTTYMTNMYNMPFAPFIGINRHGQSFMLGCAFVRQELASSFDWVFQTFLEAMGGKPPDNFITDQDGAMRQSIQSIFPTTVHRCCRCHIMKKAQEKVGWLLCRNPGLSDDFNYCVDFSFTPDEFEQNWAGLMVKYEAMRHTHFEKLYEYRSTWVPCYFEQRFFPFLQSTQRSEGFNDVLKRHVNPHNSMLNFVKQYEKIQNHILAKEGCNDYRTEHLEIGLWSNFPIEKQAYKTYTRDLYRKFREEFQLIGRYNAFQVGDDIFELKPNQEFVAKYGSRNYLVQARVEEGSYLCESCKMDKDGILCCHILKVFTHIGVDVIPERYLLRRWTPTTVPSAPGTGYEQPDEMPPQSKKQIRERNMIYDFPKLAKFASGSDPAQAIMMATLEDLLHLQALHGMVLHLLPCLAQQAVPRVLLPMALQRVLTGLIIQLMATLEDLLHLQALHSMLMATLEDLLHLQALHSMVLHLLPCLAQQEVPRVLLPIALQGVLRGLVVQVITNQVA; this is encoded by the exons ATGATTGAGACGATTGCGCACTTCAAGGATATACAAAAACCCGATCCAGACTTCTTCTATAAGGTAAAATATGATGAAGAGGACAGAGTTGTCAACATATTTTGGGTGGATGGCTTAGCTCGAAAAGCTTATGCTGAGGCGTACCATGATTGCATATCGTTTGACACTACCTACATGACCAACATGTATAATATGCCGTTCGCACCCTTCATTGGAATAAACCGACATGGCCAATCTTTCATGCTCGGTTGCGCGTTTGTGAGGCAGGAGTTGGCATCAAGCTTTGATTGGGTCTTCCAAACATTCCTAGAGGCTATGGGTGGCAAACCTCCTGACAACTTCATAACCGATCAAGATGGTGCAATGAGGCAGTCAATACAGAGCATCTTTCCAACCACCGTGCATCGATGTTGTCGATGCCACATCATGAAGAAGGCCCAGGAAAAAGTTGGTTGGCTGTTGTGCCGGAATCCAGGGCTCTCTGATGATTTCAACTACTGTGTTGACTTCAGCTTCACTCCAGATGAGTTTGAACAGAATTGGGCTGGGTTAATGGTGAAGTACGAGGCTATGAGACACACACACTTTGAGAAGTTGTACGAATACAGGTCAACTTGGGTGCCGTGCTACTTCGAACAGAGGTTCTTCCCCTTCCTGCAGTCTACACAGCGTAGTGAGGGATTCAACGACGTCCTAAAAAGACATGTGAACCCACACAACTCGATGCTGAACTTCGTCAAGCAATATGAAAAGATTCAGAACCACATCCTTGCCAAGGAAGGCTGCAATGATTACAGGACAGAACACCTTGAGATTGGGCTGTGGTCCAACTTCCCAATAGAGAAGCAAGCTTACAAAACCTACACTAGGGACCTTTACCGCAAGTTCAGAGAAGAGTTTCAGCTGATTGGACGTTATAATGCATTCCAAGTTGGTGATGATATATTTGAGCTCAAACCTAACCAGGAATTTGTTGCCAAATATGGTTCTCGGAACTACTTGGTGCAGGCAAGGGTGGAGGAGGGTTCCTATTTGTGTGAGAGCTGTAAAATGGACAAGGACGGCATCCTCTGTTGCCACATCCTCAAGGTGTTCACCCATATTGGAGTTGATGTCATACCGGAAAGGTACCTACTAAGACGGTGGACACCTACTACTGTACCTAGTGCGCCAGGGACTGGTTATGAGCAACCGGATGAAATGCCTCCTCAATCAAAGAAGCAGATAAGGGAGAGGAACATGATATACGATTTTCCGAAACTAGCAAAGTTTGCGAGTGGTTCTGATCCAGCACAAGCTATT ATGATGGCAACCCTCGAGgacctcctccacctccaggCCCTACACGGCAtggtcctccacctcctcccatGCCTGGCCCAACAAGCAGTGCCCCGCGTGCTCCTCCCAATGGCCCTACAGAGAGTACTCACGGGCCTCATCATCCAG TTGATGGCAACCCTCGAGgacctcctccacctccaggCCCTACACAGCAtg TTGATGGCAACCCTCGAGgacctcctccacctccaggCCCTACATAGCATGGTCCTCCACCTCCTTCCCTGCCTGGCCCAACAAGAAGTGCCCCGCGTGCTCCTCCCAATAGCACTACAGGGAGTACTCAGAGGGCTCGTCGTCCAG GTGATTACCAACCAAGTGGCATGA